The genomic stretch GTAACCGATAGTGCCGTTCGCAGGCTGGTTTTTGATGCGGGTGACCACGTAGACGATCTGATGACACTATGCGAGGCAGATATCACAACCAAAAATCCGAAACGATTTAAGCGTTATCACCAGAATTTCAAACGTGTCCGGGAGAAGATCGTCGAGGTAGAAGAGCGAGACCATATCCGAAACTTTCAACCACCGGTCAGCGGGGAAGAAATCATGGCCACTTTTGGCATAGGACCCTCCCGGGAGATTGGGATCATAAAAGAAGCTATAAAAGAAGCCATACTCGAAGGACAGATTCCCAACGAGCATCAGGCGGCATATCAATTCATGCTGGAAAGGGCAGCCAGCCTAGGTTTAAAACCGGTTTAATCATCATGAAGGATCACAAAGGAGTTATCTATTGGCTGTTAGCGGGCTGCGCGCTAATCTTCACCATGGTCATAGTTGGCGGAATAACCCGTTTAACACATTCGGGTCTTTCCATGTCCGACTACAATCTCATCACGGGCACCATTCCTCCCATGAATGAGGCCGAGTGGCAGGCTGCCTTTGAACTGTATCAGCAGTACCCGGAATTTCAAAAGATCAACTTTAATTTCACGCTGGAGGACTTCAAACAGATCTATTTCTGGGAGTGGATACACCGAGTGATCGGACGACTGATCGGCGTGGTTTTCATTATACCATTCCTTTATTTCCTGGTGCGTAAGCAACTCAGTAAAGCGACTATCCGCAAATGTTTGGTTCTACTTTTTTTAGGTGGTTTTCAAGGTTTCCTGGGTTGGTATATGGTAAAAAGCGGCTTGGTAGATCGACCGGATGTCAGTCACTATCGACTCGCCATGCACCTGACTACTGCCTTCATTACCTTTGCTTACACCCTCTGGGTTGCCCTTGATCTGATCTTCCCGGACAAAAAACCAATTGATCGCTCCATGCGTAAACTGATCCGCTGGGGTCTGGCGCTGTTACTGGTGCAGATCGTGTGGGGAGCCTTTGTGGCCGGCCTGGACGCCGGTTGGATCCACAATCACTGGCCCAAGATGAGCGATGGCAAATGGATACACGAAACAGTGACCATAGAGCAGGATCCGGTATGGAAGAATTTCGTAGAAGGTAAGAGTGGTGTGCAATTTGTGCACCGATACATGGCTTACGCTGTTGTGGGAATTATCATCGCGATTTGGTTAAAAGGAAAGAAACGAGTCATGACGACATTCCAAAGTCGAGGTCTGAATGTCCTCCTTGGTTTGGTATTTATACAATTCGTTCTAGGTGTACTAACCCTTCTGATGCAGGTTCCAGTCTGGTTGGGTGTGCTCCACCAGGTCTTTGCATTCTTGTTGTTGGCTGCCATGACTTTTTCCCTGCACAGGTACTCAAAATAAGCCTGGCTTAAAGTATATTTGCACCCTAATTGAAGATGGAGATGATATATCGATTTCGCGTAATTCTGGATACTCACGAAGATGTCTTTCGCGACCTGGAGATCAATGCGGAGGATACCCTGGAGGACCTTCACAATGTGATCGTGCAAAGCTTTGGTTTTGGCGGTCAGGAAATGGCTTCATTTTACCTCAGCGATCCCGAATGGGTACAAGGTGAAGAGATCCCGATGTTCGACATGAGTGAAGTTCCTGGGGAGATCAAAGTGATGAACGAGACCTTCCTGGAAGATGTGGTCAATGAGCAAAGTCCGCGCTTGATCTATGTGTATGACTTTTTAAACATGTGGACTTTTCTAGTCGAGCTGGCAGAGATCGCAGAGATCGAAGAGGGTCGCACCTATCCCAACCTCATCTTTGCTCACGGGCATATTCCGGAAGAGGCACCCGAAAAAGAGTTCATCGCCGAACCGGAATCAGGCTCCCAGGATGCCCTGGACCGGGACTATGATACGGACGATTATCAGGACCTGGATTTTGACCAAAACTGGAACTAGGATTTCCATCCACGACTAACCACAAATACACCATTCACTAAGTGATCAATCTTTACAGTACCCAAATCGACCAGTTGTCCATCCATCGGGTTGGAAACAAGAGTCGGGCTGAAGGACTTTTTCTTTCCGCCACACCCTGCCAGATGAATGACGAACTCCACGCCTTATTGAAGGAATATTTCTTTAAACCCTTTCGCGAAAAAGATGAGGACTACCTCCGTTTTGCTCACGAGGTGGATCTGGAGTTTCACACCCTCCAACAACTCGTTAAACGGGCTTTCGCAAAACAGGAGAATTTTACCAATATCGCCCAGGATATCACCCGTTGTCTATACGAACAATCTGATCATCCGCACATCAAAGGTGGAGAGGTCTACGTGACCTACCTTGAGGGAATCGTGCACGACAATGAGAAAGTTGATGGAATCGGGATCTTCAAATCGGAGTTGACCCAGGATTTTCTGCAATTTGACCAGGGTGAGACTCAATTGGTACCCCGCTTGGAACAAGGGATAAACCTCAGTAAACTAGATAAAGGAGCCCTTATCCTGAACGTGGATGGTGAAGACGGCTTTAAACTACTATCAGTAGATAGCAATCGATACGATACCCGTTATTGGTTGGAGCGTTTCCTGGGGCCGAACCGCTTGCTGACGAGAATTTCAAGACCAAGCACTACCTGAAAATGTGCCAGGATTTTGCCCGTCAGGTTGTTTTACCGGCTGAGGACAAGAAAGAGGAAGTTTTGTTCATGAATCGCGCTGTGAATCACTTCGCCAAGAACGATACTTTCGAAGAGACGCAGTTCATGAACGACGTGATCGAAAATCCGGATCTTATCCCGGAATTCCGTCATTTTAAAACGGAACAGGCTCCTAAGTACAAGATCGAGGATCTGACGACCTTCCCCATCGCCAATACAGCCGTGACCGCTGCCCGAAAGAAGATTCGCAACACCATCGAGTTGGATACCAATATCCAGATCAAGATGGATTTCATCAACCCGGAGAGTGCAGAGCGCTTCGTTGAAAAAGGTTGGGACGAAGAAAAACAGATGTACTACTACCTGGTCTATTTCAACCAGGAGCGCAAGAGCTAAATTCGGTTTGCTTGTAACAATTCCGGGGCAGGATCGTCATATTTCCAGCTAATCACCAAAATCCATTCTGTGGAACACATCCTGACGATCAACAACCTGACCAAGCGATTTGGTCCCATCACGGCAGTCGATAATCTTTCCTTCACCATAGAAAAAGGCAACGTCTATGGGATACTTGGACCAAACGGGAGTGGTAAGTCCACCACCCTAGGTATCGTGCTCAATGTAGTCAACCGGACGGCCGGGGAATTTTCCTGGTTTGATGGTGCCATGGACACACACGAAGCATTAAAACGTGTTGGAGCCATTATTGAACGGCCCAATTTCTATCCCTATATGACGGCGGTACAAAACCTGGAATTGGTCTGCAAGATCAAAGGGGTGGACACGGATAAGGTCGATGAAAAATTGGAAGCTGTGGGTTTGCTGGATCGTAAGGACAGTAAATTCAGAACCTTTTCGCTGGGGATGAAACAACGTCTGGCCATTGCGTCTGCCTTGCTGAACGACCCGGAGATACTGATCCTGGACGAACCCACAAACGGATTGGACCCACAGGGGATTCATCAGATCCGTCAGATCATCAAAGAAATCGCTGCTCAGGGTACCACCATATTACTTGCTTCACACCTGTTGGACGAAGTTGAAAAGGTGTGTACCCATGTGGTCATTCTTAGAAAAGGAGCCAGTTTGTATAGCGGCCGGGTAGATGGTATGAACGCCAGTCATGGCTTCTTTATCCTGGAATCGAACGATATGGAGCAGTTGAAGGCCACCTTGGAAAGTTTGCCTTCCATCGATAAGATCAAATCCGAAGGAGAACAGTTAGTTGCTTACCTGAACCAGCCCATGGATGCCACAGAACTGAACCAACTGATGCATCAGAAAGGCATTGTCCTTTCACATCTGGTCAAACGAAAAGAAAGCCTGGAAGAGCAATTCCTGGAGATCACCAACAACCTAAATTAAGCCATCATGTTACGACTTTTAAGTATAGAAGTACAAAAGCTTCGATACAATAAATCGGCCCGAGTGATCTCTATTGTCTACTTCGTGCTGATCACCTTTATTGCCCTTATCGCCTCTATTGAATTCAATTTTGGGGATATCAATTTCCGTGTTGCAGACCAGGGAATTTTCAATTTTCCATTCATCTGGCACTTCAATACGTATATAGCAGCCATACTAAAAATATTCCTGGCCATTGTCATCGTTTCCATGATGGCCAATGAGTACAGTTACCGGACCCTAAAACAGAACCTGATCGATGGGATCTCGAAAAAGGAGTTCGTTTTGTCCAAATTCATAACTGTTGTAGGTTTCGCAGCCGTATCCACTGTCTTTGTGTTTGTGGTTTCCATGATACTGGGATTGTCCTTTTCAGATTATATGGAGATCGGCATCATCTTTAGTGACCTGGAATACCTTTTGGCTTATTTTATCAAATTAGTTGGATTCTTCTCCTTCTGTCTTTTCCTGGGAGTGCTGGTTAAGCGATCGGCATATGCTATCGGATTCCTGGTGATCTGGTGGTTAGCTGAGGGCTTACTATACTTACTGATGAAATGGCGTTTCTTTAGGGATACGGATATAGCCGAAAACGTGATGCAGTTCTTCCCATTGACTTCAATGTCTAACCTGATCATCGAACCAGCTACCCGACTGGGAGCCGTCCAGAGCGCGGCCAGTCAGTTAGGTGAAAATCTGGATAAGGACTATGAGGTAGGGATCTTACCACTGCTGATCGTCTCTGCATGGATCTTCCTATTTGTTTATTGGTCCTTCCTGATACTGAAGCGCAGGGACTTGTAAAATTAGATCGGTCCTATCCGCATTGCTGGCTAAATTCGATATATTTAGCCTCCTATGCGCCTAGCTGGAATTTTTGCCACTATCCTATTGCTAATCCCACTGACCATGAGGGGTCAGCAAGTCGAGTTATTTACCCAACACAACGGTAATTATGACTATTTAGCGTTTGGGAACACCTTAAACCCAGCTGAAAATAGTGATGGCATATGCGAGATCCTGACCGAGAGCTCGGCCAATTTCTCCCTGCTTGCAGGGCAATCCATCATTGCTGCCTATCTGTATTGGGCCGGATCAGGAACCGGGGATTTTGAAGTAGAGCTGAACGGTATACCTATTGAAGCTGAGCGTCAGTTCTCATTTAATTTTGATAGCCAGGGAACGAACTATGAATTCTTCGGGGCCATGGCCGAAATTACCACTTTGTTGCAGGAGTCGGACACCAACGACTATTTGTTCACTGAACTGGACCTGACCGACGTGATCGAGCCCTTTTGCGCTAACCAAACCAACTTCGGAGGATGGTCGGTAACAGTAGTCTATGAAGATCTTGGGCTGCCGTTGAACCAAGTGGCCATATTTGATGGCTTCGAGGCCGTATCAGGAGGAAATACCACCTTGAACATCGAACTAAATAACC from Aureitalea marina encodes the following:
- a CDS encoding COX15/CtaA family protein translates to MKDHKGVIYWLLAGCALIFTMVIVGGITRLTHSGLSMSDYNLITGTIPPMNEAEWQAAFELYQQYPEFQKINFNFTLEDFKQIYFWEWIHRVIGRLIGVVFIIPFLYFLVRKQLSKATIRKCLVLLFLGGFQGFLGWYMVKSGLVDRPDVSHYRLAMHLTTAFITFAYTLWVALDLIFPDKKPIDRSMRKLIRWGLALLLVQIVWGAFVAGLDAGWIHNHWPKMSDGKWIHETVTIEQDPVWKNFVEGKSGVQFVHRYMAYAVVGIIIAIWLKGKKRVMTTFQSRGLNVLLGLVFIQFVLGVLTLLMQVPVWLGVLHQVFAFLLLAAMTFSLHRYSK
- a CDS encoding IS1096 element passenger TnpR family protein, whose translation is MIYRFRVILDTHEDVFRDLEINAEDTLEDLHNVIVQSFGFGGQEMASFYLSDPEWVQGEEIPMFDMSEVPGEIKVMNETFLEDVVNEQSPRLIYVYDFLNMWTFLVELAEIAEIEEGRTYPNLIFAHGHIPEEAPEKEFIAEPESGSQDALDRDYDTDDYQDLDFDQNWN
- a CDS encoding ABC transporter ATP-binding protein → MEHILTINNLTKRFGPITAVDNLSFTIEKGNVYGILGPNGSGKSTTLGIVLNVVNRTAGEFSWFDGAMDTHEALKRVGAIIERPNFYPYMTAVQNLELVCKIKGVDTDKVDEKLEAVGLLDRKDSKFRTFSLGMKQRLAIASALLNDPEILILDEPTNGLDPQGIHQIRQIIKEIAAQGTTILLASHLLDEVEKVCTHVVILRKGASLYSGRVDGMNASHGFFILESNDMEQLKATLESLPSIDKIKSEGEQLVAYLNQPMDATELNQLMHQKGIVLSHLVKRKESLEEQFLEITNNLN
- a CDS encoding ABC transporter permease — protein: MLRLLSIEVQKLRYNKSARVISIVYFVLITFIALIASIEFNFGDINFRVADQGIFNFPFIWHFNTYIAAILKIFLAIVIVSMMANEYSYRTLKQNLIDGISKKEFVLSKFITVVGFAAVSTVFVFVVSMILGLSFSDYMEIGIIFSDLEYLLAYFIKLVGFFSFCLFLGVLVKRSAYAIGFLVIWWLAEGLLYLLMKWRFFRDTDIAENVMQFFPLTSMSNLIIEPATRLGAVQSAASQLGENLDKDYEVGILPLLIVSAWIFLFVYWSFLILKRRDL